In Odocoileus virginianus isolate 20LAN1187 ecotype Illinois chromosome 12, Ovbor_1.2, whole genome shotgun sequence, the DNA window TGAGCTATAGTCCTTActttgcccccaaataaaacttaactcacaactgtAACATTGTGTACTTTTTTAGTCAAAATAACAAAATGTAGATTAAATGTATAGGGTAAACGGGAAGGGGTTATGAGGGGATGAGAGAGGTTAAAGAGTAGGGAGAATATATACAGAAGCAGTGGGAAGGTTAGCGTTTTAGAAAACCGTGTTCAGGTAAAAACTCCCTGAGAAGGTGgcatttgtaaaataggaatagtgtcttttcttttttaggccTGTGGTGAAGATTTACTAGGCAAATACATGGATTCATAAAACACCTTCCAGAGTTCCTAAATGGACCTAAGAAACCTCTATGCAAGGGGGCCAACCTGGAACTCAAAGGAAGGGGGAACGTTGGTCAGGACGGAACTGTGTTGGAAGTGGACATTGCCTTGACGGAACGGCGATTCCCTGAAAATTGGGCCGGGTGGAAACGTTGGTCCTGGAGGAACGTGGATCCCCGAGGAACCTACAGTTACCCTGGCAACGACGCCCTCTCGGTACGATAGAAGGTAGTACGCGGGAGGAGACGGGACGGGGCTTCCGGCGGAAGTGGCTAGCCTTCCACCGACTGTCGGGGAAGATGTTGCGTTCAGGGTGGCAGTGGCTTTGCGTTGGACTGTGCAGCCTCCTGCTGGGACAGGCGGAGGCCCCGACCCCTGTGGAGCCTCCAGAGCGGAGCCGGCCGTATGCGGTGCTGCGTGGGCAGAACCTGGGTGAGTGGCCGCGGGCCGGCGGTCGGGTCTGCGCTTTCGTCGCTCCGGGCAGCCGGAGCCTGGCACGCGCGGTTTGGACGTGGGGGCAGTGTGAGGGCAGCGGGTGCTGGTGCAAGCCGTCTCCGAAGGCCTGGGGCTCGGCGGAAGGTTCGGTCCACTGTGGGCTTGATAGGTGCGGGTTGCATGAATGCCCTGGGTAACCCAGGTCACACTCTGCGTCCCCTCCTCTGTGACTTGTTGGGCTCGAGCTAGGCTACACGGCGCATAATAAACCCCACCCCTTCTGCTTTTCTAAGGGGACTAGTAGTCATAGTCGTAATGATAATTGACATTTGTTGAGCATTTCCTATGTACTGTGTTGTACTAGGCAcgttatatatatgattttatttgagCCTCAAAGTAACTTAACGAGAAAGCTACAGTTTTTTCAGCGctctttacagataaggaaagtggAATTCAAAGAGGTGAAGTTATTTGCCCCAGGGTTACACAGCCAGCCAGGTGGatgaacttccctggcagttcagtggttgaaACTCTGTCCTTCCACTGCAAAGGGCTCgagttccacaaatatttataaattttataaataaaggaagTGGTGGCGGCCAGTAGGAGAACCTTAGTTTTCTGGGGCTTGAAACATCCTTTTGGGAGGATGTCATCAATATGCACagtcacatatatacatataagagtACATGGCTTTGGAAGGGGCCCTGGAGCTCAAAGCTTGGCaaactttaaaaagtcttttgcGCTGAACTTTCATTGGTAGGTCTGTATATCTACAATGCTGCCACGTGGTACTGTTTCTGGATTACCTTGATTCTCCATGAGTCCATTGTCATGTATCAACAACTTACTTTGTACCCAAGTATTTTGTACTTGCTCCATGGTTTCCATACATCTTGCTTAATACTTTAGAACAGGATTTCTCATCCTGGGTGCTGCTGACATGTTGGACCAGATGATTCTGTTTGCGGGGCAAGGCCAGTGGGGGGCGTGGACATACTATTTTGATCACACACTATCTGAGCGGTCTG includes these proteins:
- the C12H12orf76 gene encoding uncharacterized protein C12orf76 homolog; this encodes MLRSGWQWLCVGLCSLLLGQAEAPTPVEPPERSRPYAVLRGQNLVLMGTIFSLLLVTVILMAFCVYKPIRRR